From one Bacteroides eggerthii genomic stretch:
- the rpmD gene encoding 50S ribosomal protein L30, translated as MSTIKIKQVKSRIGAPADQKRTLDALGLHKLNRVVEHECTPSILGMVDKVKHLVTIVK; from the coding sequence ATGTCGACTATAAAGATTAAACAAGTTAAAAGTAGAATTGGTGCTCCTGCTGATCAGAAGAGAACTCTCGATGCACTGGGACTTCATAAGTTGAATCGTGTGGTTGAACACGAATGTACTCCTTCAATTCTTGGAATGGTGGATAAGGTTAAACACTTGGTTACCATTGTTAAGTAA
- the rpsE gene encoding 30S ribosomal protein S5, translating into MAGLNNRVKITNDIELKDRLVAINRVTKVTKGGRTFSFSAIVVVGNEEGIIGWGLGKAGEVTAAIAKGVEAAKKNLTKVPVLKGTVPHEQSAKFGGAEVFIKPASHGTGVVAGGAMRAVLESVGVTDVLAKSKGSSNPHNLVKATILALSEMRDARMVAQNRGVSMEKVFRG; encoded by the coding sequence ATGGCAGGACTTAATAATAGAGTTAAGATTACAAACGATATAGAACTGAAAGACAGATTGGTTGCTATTAATCGTGTAACCAAAGTAACCAAAGGTGGTAGAACTTTTAGTTTCTCTGCTATTGTGGTAGTAGGAAATGAAGAAGGTATCATCGGTTGGGGCCTTGGCAAAGCCGGCGAAGTAACTGCCGCTATTGCCAAAGGTGTTGAAGCTGCAAAGAAGAATCTGACTAAAGTACCTGTATTGAAAGGTACGGTTCCTCATGAGCAGTCTGCTAAGTTCGGTGGTGCTGAGGTATTCATTAAGCCGGCTTCTCATGGTACTGGTGTTGTGGCAGGTGGTGCAATGCGTGCAGTGCTTGAAAGTGTTGGTGTAACGGACGTTTTGGCCAAGTCAAAAGGTTCTTCCAACCCGCACAACTTGGTAAAAGCTACTATCCTGGCATTAAGCGAAATGCGCGATGCACGTATGGTGGCTCAGAACAGAGGAGTTAGTATGGAAAAAGTATTTAGAGGATAA
- the rplR gene encoding 50S ribosomal protein L18 — protein MTTKIERRIKIKYRVRNKVSGTTECPRMSVFRSNKQIYVQIIDDLSGKTLAAASSLGMTEKMPKKEQAAKVGELIAKKAQEAGITTVVFDRNGYLYHGRVKEVADAARNGGLKF, from the coding sequence ATGACAACAAAAATAGAAAGACGTATTAAGATTAAATATAGAGTACGCAATAAGGTTTCAGGTACAACTGAATGTCCGCGTATGAGTGTGTTTAGAAGCAATAAGCAAATCTATGTTCAGATTATCGACGATTTGTCCGGTAAGACTCTGGCTGCCGCTTCTTCTTTGGGTATGACTGAAAAAATGCCTAAGAAAGAACAAGCTGCCAAAGTAGGTGAACTGATTGCTAAGAAAGCTCAGGAAGCAGGTATAACTACTGTTGTTTTCGACCGTAATGGTTACTTGTATCATGGGAGAGTAAAAGAAGTAGCTGATGCTGCTCGTAACGGTGGACTTAAATTTTAA
- the rplF gene encoding 50S ribosomal protein L6 produces the protein MSRIGKLPISIPAGVTVTLKDDMVTVKGPKGEMSQYVNPAINVAIEEGHVVMTENENAMLDNPKQKHAFHGLYRSLVHNMVVGVSEGYKKELELVGVGYRASNQGNIIELNLGYTHSIFIQLPAEIKVETKSERNKNPLIILESCDKQLLGQVCSKIRSFRKPEPYKGKGIKFVGEEIRRKSGKSAGAK, from the coding sequence ATGTCAAGAATAGGAAAATTACCCATTAGTATTCCCGCTGGAGTAACAGTTACTCTGAAGGATGATATGGTTACCGTAAAGGGACCAAAAGGCGAAATGAGCCAATACGTAAATCCTGCTATCAATGTTGCCATCGAAGAAGGCCATGTCGTTATGACAGAGAATGAAAATGCAATGCTGGATAATCCGAAGCAGAAGCATGCATTCCACGGTCTGTACCGTTCATTGGTTCACAACATGGTTGTCGGTGTATCAGAAGGATATAAGAAAGAGTTGGAACTTGTCGGTGTAGGTTACCGCGCTTCTAATCAAGGCAATATTATTGAACTGAACTTGGGCTATACGCACAGTATCTTTATTCAGTTACCTGCTGAGATCAAAGTAGAAACTAAGTCTGAAAGAAATAAGAATCCTCTTATCATTTTGGAATCTTGTGACAAACAATTGCTTGGTCAAGTTTGCTCTAAAATACGTTCTTTCCGTAAGCCTGAACCGTATAAAGGTAAAGGTATTAAGTTTGTTGGCGAAGAAATTCGTAGAAAGTCTGGTAAATCAGCCGGTGCTAAATAA
- the rpsH gene encoding 30S ribosomal protein S8, giving the protein MTDPIADYLTRLRNAIQAKHRVVEVPASNLKKEITKILFEKGYILNYKFVEDGPQGTIKVALKYDPVNKVNAIKKLERISSPGLRQYTGYKDMPRVINGLGIAIISTSKGVMTNKEAAELKIGGEVLCYVY; this is encoded by the coding sequence ATGACTGATCCAATAGCAGATTATTTGACGAGGTTGCGGAACGCTATTCAAGCAAAGCACAGAGTTGTTGAAGTTCCCGCTTCAAATTTGAAAAAAGAAATCACAAAGATTCTTTTTGAGAAAGGCTACATCCTTAATTATAAGTTTGTAGAAGATGGTCCTCAAGGTACTATTAAGGTTGCCTTGAAGTATGATCCGGTTAACAAAGTGAACGCTATCAAAAAACTGGAAAGAATTTCTTCTCCGGGTTTGCGTCAATATACCGGTTATAAAGATATGCCGCGAGTTATTAATGGTTTGGGTATTGCTATAATATCTACTTCCAAAGGTGTAATGACCAACAAAGAAGCCGCTGAATTGAAGATCGGTGGTGAAGTTTTGTGTTATGTATATTAA
- the rpsN gene encoding 30S ribosomal protein S14, whose translation MAKESMKAREVKRAKLVAKYAEKRAALKQIVRTGDPAEAFEAAQKLQELPKNSNPIRMHNRCKLTGRPKGYIRQFGISRIQFREMASNGLIPGVKKASW comes from the coding sequence ATGGCAAAGGAATCAATGAAAGCACGTGAAGTAAAGCGTGCTAAATTAGTAGCCAAATATGCCGAGAAAAGAGCTGCATTGAAGCAAATCGTTAGAACAGGTGATCCTGCTGAAGCTTTTGAAGCTGCACAGAAATTACAGGAGTTGCCGAAGAATTCTAACCCGATTCGTATGCACAACCGTTGCAAACTGACTGGCCGTCCTAAAGGATATATCCGTCAGTTCGGTATCTCCAGAATTCAGTTCCGTGAGATGGCATCCAACGGTCTTATTCCAGGTGTAAAGAAAGCAAGCTGGTAA
- the rplE gene encoding 50S ribosomal protein L5, with translation MSNTASLKKEYAERIAPALKSQFQYSSSMQVPVLKKIVINQGLGMAVADKKIIEVAINEMTAITGQKAVATISRKDIANFKLRKKMPIGVMVTLRRERMYEFLEKLVRVALPRIRDFKGIESKFDGKGNYTLGIQEQIIFPEINIDSITRILGMNITFVTSAQTDEEGYALLKEFGLPFKNAKKD, from the coding sequence ATGAGTAATACTGCTAGCCTTAAGAAAGAATATGCAGAGCGTATTGCGCCTGCATTGAAATCACAGTTCCAGTATTCTTCTTCAATGCAGGTACCCGTACTTAAGAAGATTGTTATCAATCAGGGTTTAGGTATGGCCGTTGCTGATAAGAAGATTATCGAAGTGGCAATTAATGAAATGACTGCTATCACCGGCCAAAAAGCTGTTGCAACCATTTCTCGTAAAGATATCGCTAACTTTAAGTTGCGTAAGAAAATGCCGATTGGTGTTATGGTAACTTTGCGTCGTGAGAGAATGTACGAATTTCTTGAAAAATTAGTTCGTGTAGCTCTGCCGCGTATCCGCGACTTCAAGGGCATTGAAAGTAAGTTCGATGGTAAGGGTAACTATACCCTTGGTATTCAGGAACAAATCATTTTCCCTGAAATTAATATCGATAGTATTACCAGAATTCTCGGAATGAATATTACCTTTGTAACCTCTGCGCAAACAGATGAAGAAGGTTATGCCTTGTTGAAAGAATTCGGTTTACCGTTTAAGAACGCTAAAAAAGATTGA
- the rplX gene encoding 50S ribosomal protein L24, producing the protein MSKLHIKKGDTVYVNSGEDKGKTGRVLKVLVDKKRAIVEGINMVSKSTKPNAKNPQGGIVKQEASIHISNLNPVDPKTGKATRVGRKESADGTLVRYSKKSGEEIK; encoded by the coding sequence ATGAGTAAATTACATATTAAAAAAGGCGATACAGTTTACGTAAATTCTGGTGAAGACAAAGGTAAGACTGGTCGTGTATTGAAGGTTCTTGTTGATAAAAAACGTGCAATCGTTGAAGGTATCAACATGGTGTCTAAGAGCACAAAACCGAATGCAAAGAACCCGCAAGGTGGTATCGTGAAGCAAGAAGCTTCTATCCACATTTCAAACTTGAACCCGGTTGATCCAAAAACTGGTAAAGCAACGCGTGTTGGTAGAAAAGAGAGTGCTGATGGCACTTTAGTGCGTTATTCTAAAAAATCAGGAGAGGAGATTAAGTAA
- the rplN gene encoding 50S ribosomal protein L14, whose amino-acid sequence MIQVESRLTVCDNSGAKEALCIRVLGGTGRRYASVGDVIVVSVKSVIPSSDVKKGAVSKALIVRTKKEIRRADGSYIRFDDNACVLLNNAGEIRGSRIFGPVARELRATNMKVVSLAPEVL is encoded by the coding sequence ATGATACAAGTAGAATCCAGACTTACAGTATGTGATAATAGTGGAGCAAAAGAGGCTCTCTGTATCCGCGTTTTAGGCGGTACAGGCCGTCGCTATGCTTCAGTAGGGGACGTGATTGTTGTTTCTGTAAAGAGCGTTATCCCTTCAAGTGATGTTAAAAAAGGTGCAGTGTCTAAAGCTTTGATCGTACGTACTAAGAAAGAAATCCGTCGTGCTGATGGTTCTTATATACGTTTTGATGATAATGCTTGCGTGTTGCTGAACAATGCAGGTGAAATTAGAGGTAGTCGTATTTTCGGTCCGGTAGCTCGTGAACTTCGTGCTACTAACATGAAAGTTGTGTCACTCGCTCCTGAAGTACTTTAA
- the rpsQ gene encoding 30S ribosomal protein S17 — protein sequence MMSLMEARNLRKERTGIVLSNKMDKTITVAAKFKEKHPIYGKFVSKTKKYHAHDEKNECNIGDTVHIMETRPLSKTKRWRLVEIIERAK from the coding sequence ATGATGAGCTTGATGGAAGCAAGAAATTTAAGAAAAGAAAGAACTGGGATTGTGCTGAGCAATAAGATGGATAAGACCATCACCGTTGCAGCTAAGTTTAAGGAAAAACATCCCATATATGGTAAGTTCGTTAGTAAGACGAAAAAGTACCATGCTCATGATGAAAAGAATGAGTGCAATATCGGCGATACTGTACACATCATGGAAACTCGTCCTTTGAGCAAGACTAAGAGATGGAGATTGGTTGAAATAATTGAAAGAGCTAAGTAA
- the rpmC gene encoding 50S ribosomal protein L29 encodes MKIAEIKEMTTSDLVERVEAEVANYSQMVLNHSISPLDNPAQIKQLRRTIARMKTELRQRELNNK; translated from the coding sequence ATGAAAATTGCAGAAATTAAAGAAATGACTACCAGTGACTTGGTAGAAAGAGTAGAAGCAGAAGTGGCTAATTATAGCCAAATGGTTTTAAATCATTCTATTTCTCCTTTGGATAATCCTGCTCAGATCAAACAATTACGCAGGACTATTGCGCGTATGAAAACTGAATTACGCCAAAGAGAACTTAACAATAAATGA
- the rplP gene encoding 50S ribosomal protein L16 has protein sequence MLQPKKTKFRRQQKGRQKGNAQRGNQLAFGSFGIKALETKWITGRQIEAARIAVTRYMQRQGQIWIRIFPDKPITRKPADVRMGKGKGAPEGFVAPVTPGRIIIEAEGVSYEIAKEALRLAAQKLPITTKFVVRRDYDIQNQNA, from the coding sequence ATGTTACAACCGAAAAAGACAAAATTCAGAAGACAACAAAAAGGCCGTCAAAAAGGTAATGCCCAAAGAGGAAACCAGTTGGCTTTCGGTTCTTTTGGTATTAAGGCCTTGGAGACGAAGTGGATTACAGGCCGTCAGATTGAAGCTGCGCGTATTGCAGTGACAAGATATATGCAACGTCAAGGACAGATTTGGATTCGTATTTTCCCGGATAAACCTATTACAAGAAAACCTGCTGATGTACGTATGGGTAAAGGTAAGGGTGCGCCGGAAGGATTCGTTGCTCCTGTTACACCGGGTAGAATTATTATCGAAGCTGAAGGAGTATCTTATGAAATCGCAAAAGAAGCTTTGCGCTTAGCTGCACAGAAGCTCCCTATCACAACTAAGTTTGTGGTTAGACGTGATTATGATATCCAAAATCAAAATGCGTAA
- the rpsC gene encoding 30S ribosomal protein S3 produces MGQKVNPISNRLGIIRGWDSNWYGGKNYGDSLLEDSKIRKYLNARLAKASVSRIVIERTLKLVTITVCTARPGIIIGKGGQEVDKLKEELKKVTDKDIQINIFEVKRPELDAVIVANNIARQVEGKIAYRRAIKMAIANTMRMGAEGIKIQISGRLNGAEMARSEMYKEGRTPLHTFRADIDYCHAEALTKVGLLGIKVWICRGEVYGKKELAPNFTQSKESGRGSNSGNNGGKNFKRKKNNR; encoded by the coding sequence ATGGGACAAAAAGTTAATCCAATAAGCAACCGTTTAGGAATTATCAGAGGATGGGATTCCAATTGGTATGGTGGAAAGAATTACGGCGACTCTTTGCTGGAAGATAGCAAGATTCGTAAATATTTGAACGCTCGTCTTGCTAAAGCAAGCGTTTCAAGAATTGTAATCGAACGTACACTGAAACTCGTGACTATTACCGTTTGTACAGCACGTCCGGGTATCATTATCGGTAAAGGTGGCCAAGAAGTTGACAAGTTGAAGGAAGAGTTGAAGAAGGTCACTGATAAAGATATCCAGATCAATATCTTCGAAGTTAAAAGACCTGAGCTGGACGCTGTTATCGTGGCTAACAACATCGCTCGTCAGGTAGAAGGTAAAATTGCCTACCGCCGCGCTATCAAAATGGCTATCGCTAACACTATGCGTATGGGTGCGGAAGGTATCAAAATTCAGATTTCAGGACGTTTGAATGGCGCAGAAATGGCCCGTTCTGAAATGTATAAGGAAGGAAGAACTCCGTTGCACACTTTCAGAGCAGACATTGACTACTGTCATGCAGAAGCATTGACGAAGGTTGGTCTTCTCGGTATTAAAGTTTGGATTTGTAGAGGTGAAGTTTATGGTAAGAAGGAGTTGGCTCCGAACTTTACGCAAAGCAAAGAAAGTGGTCGTGGAAGCAATAGCGGAAACAATGGCGGAAAGAACTTCAAAAGAAAGAAAAATAATCGCTAA